In Argiope bruennichi chromosome X1, qqArgBrue1.1, whole genome shotgun sequence, a single window of DNA contains:
- the LOC129959091 gene encoding uncharacterized protein LOC129959091 — translation MEIMPSKFRSPPPKPPRRRHSDQLSISPSGTYPSSRKKHYDENKLCSKETQRKIGNSIGCGSLPTNWVPDFSTETKNEHSVFSKRSSLSSTHLKNACMNLQICSSTLTSKDSNCLNDTMMEVDCKNKEHFERIQKKELPYLGQLTRSGIFSTKYSSRDFFDFLCNDIQRTSDVHDMLSDSPEHKSNPKYDHRRHHSDPLLSYPEGSCSKNSLEIYVTKSHSVLENLSLGNQNHLCNSFNASFELKDTQNLHEEIKNLKEVNNKLWQHLCSTQACLEKLTKNAEENVNSLSVSDLLSSLYSSQKARDCAMEDRMRIILEERDAAIQELENMVQIIARSFKDGAIENEEKFSDKEIKDLLKEIEVTYNPAKLLQQQRLLLTYLYRSKELKQDYMMHELKLAVSENNHLKEKMKYLEEELKSMKICNELWNADNKHWENNLLNILCQVIQQRDIALSKANNAQNLEHAHGRLNYESSRIMEPQIDDKESLQKKSGNIISSVKRNLESSHSDEYKYDEMSIETLSDDEIRLLKGEILVLNKALEMEIEKRENAEEKCLRLERLVSVLQRKVNGQNVGISV, via the exons ATGGAAATTATGCCATCTAAATTTCGTTCACCACCTCCTAAACCTCCACGTCGTCGTCATTCTGATCAGCTTAGCATTTCTCCCTCAG gtaCTTATCCATCCAGCAGAAAAAAACACTATGATGAAAACAAACTGTGCTCAAAAGAGACTCAACGAAAAATTGGAAATAGCATTGGGTGTGGATCGCTGCCCACAAATTGGGTTCCCGATTTTTCAACAGAAACTAAAAATGAACATTCAGTGTTCTCAAAAAGATCATCTCTAAGTTCAACTCATTTGAAAAATGCTTGCATGAATTTACAAATATGTTCTAGCACTCTTACAAGCAAGGATAGCAATTGTTTAAATGATACAATGATGGAAGttgattgtaaaaataaagaacattttgagCGTATTCAAAAGAAGGAATTACCTTATTTGGGACAGTTAACAAGAAGTGgcattttttctacaaaatatagttccagagatttttttgattttttgtgtAATGATATACAACGTACCAGTGATGTTCATGATATGCTAAGTGACTCGCCTGAACATAAATCAAATCCAAAATATGACCACAGACGTCATCATAGTGATCCTTTACTTTCTTATCCTGAGGGATCGTGCTCAAAAAATAGCTTGGAAATATATGTTACTAAAAGTCATTCTGTTTTAGAAAACTTATCTTTAGGTAATCAGAATCATTTATGTAATTCTTTTAAtgcttcttttgaattaaaagataCTCAAAATTTACatgaagaaataaagaacttAAAGGAAGTTAATAATAAG TTATGGCAACACCTTTGTTCTACTCAAGCTTGCCTAGAAAAACTTACTAAAAATGCTGAAGAAAATGTGAATTCATTATCTGTTTCcg atctCCTGTCTAGCTTGTACAGTTCACAAAAAGCTAGAGATTGTGCAATGGAAGATAGGATGAGAATTATATTAGAAGAAAGAGATGCTGCTATTCAGGAATTAGAAAATATGGTTCAAATTATAGCTAG gagtTTTAAAGATGGTGcaatagaaaatgaagaaaaattttcagataag gaAATCAAGGATCTGCTGAAAGAAATTGAAGTAACATATAATCCAGCTAAGCTTTTACAACAGCAACGTTTGCTTTTAACGTATTTATATCGCTCTAAGGAGTTAAAACAAGATTATATGATGCACGAGTTGAAACTTGCAGTTtctgaaaataatcatttgaaagagAAG atgaaatatttagaagaagAATTAAAGAGTATGAAAATTTGTAATGAGCTTTGGAATGCTGATAATAAGCATTGGGAAAACAATTTACTG aatattttatgtcAAGTTATTCAACAAAGGGATATTGCTCTTTCTAAGGCTAATAATGCTCAAAACTTGGAACATGCCCATGGCAG GCTAAATTATGAAAGTTCTCGAATTATGGAACCACAGATTGATGATAAAGAATCTCTTCAGAAAAAAAGTGGTAACATAATCAGCAGTGTTAAAAGAAATCTTGAATCTTCACATTCTGATGAATACAAATATGATGAGATGTCCATTGAAACCTTGTCTGATGATGAAATTAGATTGCTAAAAggtgaaattttggttttaaataaagctttagaaatggaaatagaaaaaagagaaaatgcaGAAGAAAAGTGTTTAAG ATTAGAAAGGCTTGTTAGTGTGCTTCAAAGGAAGGTGAATGGCCAGAATGTTGGAATTTCTGTGTAG